A genomic window from Lentibacter algarum includes:
- a CDS encoding PLP-dependent transferase: MSLPAPIESRLLAMLHARTDTLEAGDPIPEPLVLSSAFALPSNPDARRTYARYTNPTIEATEARLAALEDAPCLLFPSGMGAYSAAFMALLKGGDRVLMLSDGYYAARNLVSDIMAPFGVVLETCPAANILTADLAGYAAVVVETPSNPGLDVIDLRALAERCRTAGAKLVVDNTVLTPLLQQPLDLGADIVIVSDTKAMAGHTDVLMGHVASRDAAYMERLLSVRNLTGNIPAPYEAWLLLRGLETVELRLERMCANARAALPLLQASEAVSEVIYPDPSPQALDQGFLIGATFASAAAADRFLERAGFAKMTSFGGLHSSGDRRARWGDTVPEGFLRLSFGVEPTAALIDAVQAALADG, translated from the coding sequence ATGTCCCTTCCCGCTCCGATCGAATCCCGCCTTCTGGCGATGTTGCACGCACGCACTGACACGCTCGAAGCGGGTGATCCTATTCCAGAGCCACTTGTGCTGTCTTCGGCATTTGCCCTGCCCAGCAACCCTGATGCGCGGCGGACCTATGCGCGCTACACAAACCCTACGATAGAAGCCACAGAAGCCCGCCTTGCGGCGCTTGAAGATGCGCCATGCCTGCTGTTTCCATCAGGGATGGGCGCTTATTCTGCTGCCTTTATGGCGCTTCTGAAGGGCGGTGACAGGGTCTTGATGCTGTCAGACGGCTACTACGCGGCGCGCAACCTTGTCTCTGACATTATGGCGCCCTTTGGCGTTGTGTTAGAGACATGCCCAGCGGCAAACATCCTCACGGCCGATCTCGCAGGCTATGCGGCTGTCGTGGTTGAGACACCTTCAAACCCTGGGCTTGATGTGATCGATCTGCGCGCTTTGGCTGAGCGCTGCCGTACGGCGGGTGCAAAGCTTGTGGTGGACAACACGGTGCTGACACCACTCTTGCAGCAGCCTCTCGACTTGGGCGCCGATATTGTGATTGTGTCTGATACAAAGGCGATGGCGGGCCATACTGATGTGCTGATGGGCCATGTGGCGAGCCGTGATGCAGCCTATATGGAGCGGCTGCTGAGTGTGCGCAATCTGACAGGCAATATCCCCGCACCTTATGAGGCTTGGCTATTGCTGCGAGGGCTTGAAACTGTTGAGCTGCGCCTTGAACGCATGTGCGCCAATGCGCGCGCCGCCCTTCCTTTGTTGCAGGCAAGCGAGGCTGTCAGCGAGGTGATCTATCCTGATCCGAGCCCACAAGCGCTGGATCAGGGCTTTCTCATTGGGGCGACGTTCGCCAGCGCCGCCGCGGCGGACCGTTTTCTAGAGCGGGCTGGCTTTGCCAAGATGACAAGTTTTGGCGGCCTGCACTCCTCTGGAGACAGGCGCGCACGCTGGGGCGACACCGTGCCGGAGGGCTTCTTGCGGCTGAGCTTTGGTGTAGAGCCAACGGCGGCGCTGATTGATGCTGTGCAAGCGGCACTGGCAGACGGCTGA
- a CDS encoding lytic transglycosylase domain-containing protein codes for MACGRNVPADTLQPLKPNVDALPLYPNETPALRALINQYADLYELPRPLLHKLAIRESTHTPTARNGPYYGLLQILPATARTMGHRGPPESLLDAETNLKYAGKYLRGAWLLSDGDIDTAISWYARGYYYEAKRRGMLVETGLRPA; via the coding sequence ATGGCATGTGGACGCAATGTCCCCGCCGATACCCTCCAGCCTCTCAAGCCCAATGTTGATGCGCTGCCGCTTTATCCCAACGAGACGCCGGCATTGCGTGCGCTGATCAACCAGTATGCCGATCTATATGAGCTGCCGCGCCCCCTCCTGCATAAATTGGCGATCAGAGAGAGCACCCACACCCCGACCGCACGGAACGGGCCCTACTATGGGCTCTTGCAGATTTTGCCCGCCACGGCGCGGACCATGGGCCACAGAGGTCCACCCGAAAGCCTGCTCGATGCGGAAACCAATCTCAAATACGCTGGAAAGTACCTGCGCGGCGCATGGCTTTTGTCGGACGGAGACATCGACACTGCCATAAGCTGGTATGCGCGCGGCTATTATTATGAGGCCAAGCGGCGCGGTATGCTTGTCGAAACGGGCCTTCGCCCTGCCTAA
- the tig gene encoding trigger factor — protein sequence MQVTETLNEGLKRAYTIKLTAAELDVKVDEKLKEAQPDIEMKGFRKGKVPMALLKKQYGERIMGEAMQESIDGAMQEHFEASGDRPAMQPQVTMVDGENWKAGDDVEVAMSYEALPEIPDVDLKGIKLERMVVKAGDDEVDEALKSLAETAQNFESRKKGSKSKDGDQVVIDFLGKVDDVAFEGGAAEDYPLVLGSNSFIPGFEEQLVGVKAGDEKNVEVSFPEEYQAEHLAGKAAIFECKIKDVKEPKAAELNDELAQKFGAEDLAGLKGQIAERLEAEYAGASRAVMKRGLLDALDKLVSFDLPPSLLDAEAGQIAHQLWHDENPEVEGHDHPEITPTEEHIKLAGRRVRLGLLLAELGQKAEVQVTDAEMTQAIMNQARQYPGQERQFFEFVQQNQQMQQQLRAPLFEDKVIDYAFELAAVSEKEVSKDDLQKAVDALDDE from the coding sequence ATGCAGGTCACCGAGACCCTGAACGAAGGCCTCAAGCGCGCCTATACCATCAAACTGACAGCTGCAGAGCTTGATGTGAAAGTGGATGAGAAACTCAAAGAAGCGCAGCCCGACATCGAAATGAAAGGCTTCCGCAAAGGCAAAGTGCCTATGGCGCTGCTCAAAAAGCAGTATGGCGAGCGCATCATGGGCGAAGCGATGCAAGAGAGCATTGACGGCGCGATGCAAGAGCATTTCGAAGCCTCAGGCGACCGCCCTGCGATGCAGCCACAGGTCACGATGGTTGATGGCGAAAACTGGAAAGCTGGCGACGACGTAGAAGTTGCTATGTCCTATGAAGCTCTCCCAGAGATTCCTGACGTTGACCTCAAAGGCATCAAGCTCGAGCGCATGGTTGTTAAAGCTGGCGACGACGAAGTCGATGAAGCTCTGAAGTCTCTCGCAGAAACAGCGCAGAACTTTGAATCACGCAAAAAAGGCTCAAAGTCAAAAGACGGCGACCAAGTTGTAATCGACTTCCTCGGCAAAGTTGACGATGTGGCCTTTGAAGGCGGCGCAGCGGAAGATTACCCGCTCGTGCTCGGCTCAAACAGCTTCATTCCAGGCTTTGAAGAGCAGCTCGTCGGCGTAAAAGCGGGCGATGAGAAGAACGTCGAAGTGAGCTTCCCTGAAGAGTATCAGGCAGAGCACCTTGCTGGCAAAGCCGCGATCTTTGAATGCAAAATCAAAGACGTAAAGGAGCCCAAAGCCGCTGAGCTCAACGACGAGCTGGCACAGAAGTTTGGTGCAGAAGACCTCGCGGGCCTGAAAGGCCAAATCGCCGAGCGCCTGGAAGCCGAATATGCTGGCGCGTCACGCGCTGTTATGAAGCGTGGTCTGCTCGACGCGCTTGATAAGCTCGTGTCCTTTGATCTGCCGCCGTCGCTTCTCGACGCAGAGGCAGGCCAGATCGCGCACCAGCTGTGGCATGACGAAAACCCTGAAGTTGAGGGCCATGATCACCCAGAAATCACGCCGACCGAGGAGCACATCAAGCTCGCTGGCCGCCGTGTCCGTCTGGGCCTGTTGCTCGCTGAGCTGGGTCAGAAAGCCGAAGTTCAGGTGACAGACGCCGAGATGACCCAAGCGATTATGAACCAAGCGCGCCAGTATCCTGGCCAAGAGCGTCAGTTCTTTGAATTCGTTCAGCAAAACCAGCAAATGCAGCAGCAGCTCCGCGCGCCACTTTTTGAAGACAAAGTCATCGACTATGCCTTCGAACTTGCGGCTGTGAGCGAAAAAGAAGTCTCAAAAGACGACTTGCAAAAAGCTGTCGACGCGCTCGACGACGAGTAA
- a CDS encoding HU family DNA-binding protein, translated as MTETTQNPVSTKTASKTTAPKKAKAAAPKKATPKKTSAKKAAPKTVAKASPLKGTGPEVTPKAATAPLAAPEPVAAAAKVAPVLVTTTAPALATEEMRKEHLLDEVAKRSGAKRKDVKPIVEAMLEVLGEALGEARDINLKPLGKIKVARTKQVANGRVINLRLRQSDMVIKELEDKAEAAE; from the coding sequence ATGACAGAGACAACCCAAAATCCAGTGAGCACAAAGACCGCATCCAAAACAACTGCGCCCAAAAAGGCGAAGGCGGCAGCCCCAAAGAAGGCCACTCCCAAAAAGACCAGTGCCAAAAAGGCTGCGCCTAAAACCGTAGCAAAGGCATCACCCCTCAAAGGGACAGGCCCCGAAGTGACGCCAAAGGCTGCAACTGCGCCCTTGGCAGCGCCAGAGCCTGTGGCGGCTGCGGCCAAGGTTGCGCCTGTGCTCGTCACCACGACAGCTCCGGCACTTGCGACCGAAGAGATGCGCAAAGAACACCTGCTTGATGAAGTGGCCAAGCGTTCAGGGGCAAAGCGCAAGGACGTGAAGCCCATTGTCGAAGCCATGCTCGAGGTCTTGGGCGAAGCGCTCGGTGAGGCCCGCGATATCAACCTGAAACCGCTTGGAAAGATCAAGGTTGCGCGCACCAAACAAGTCGCCAATGGCCGCGTGATCAACCTACGCTTACGTCAGTCCGATATGGTGATCAAAGAGCTGGAAGATAAAGCGGAAGCGGCGGAATAA